GCTGCCGGCGAAGCTCGTCGACTGCCGGTCCAACGACGTCGCGCAGAGCGAGCTGTTCATCGTGGAGGGCGACTCGGCCCTCGGCACCGCGCGGCACGCGCGCAACAGCGAGTTCCAGGCACTGCTGCCGATCCGGGGCAAGATCCTCAACGTGCAGAAGGCGTCGATCGGCGACATGCTCGGCAACGCCGAATGCGCCGCGATCATCACGACCATCGGTGCCGGCTCCGGCCGCTCGTTCGATCTGAGCGCCGCGCGGTACGGCAAGATCATCCTGATGAGCGATGCCGACGTCGACGGCGCGCACATCCGCACCCTGCTGCTCACGCTGTTCTTCCGGTACATGCGCCCGCTCGTCGAGGCCGGCCGCGTGTACTCGGCCGTGCCGCCGCTGCATCGCGTGATCGTGATGAACCCGGGCTCCAAGCCCAACGAGACGATCTACACGTACTCCGAGGCCGAGCTGCACACGCTGCTGGCCAAGCTGCAGAAGTCCGGCAAGCGCTGGCAGGACCCGATCCAGCGGTACAAGGGTCTCGGCGAGATGGACGCCGATCAGCTGGCGAACACGACGATGGAGAAGTCCGGGCGTCTGCTGCGTCGGGTGACGGTCGACGACGCCGAGTCGGCCGATGCCGCGGTGCGCACCTTCGAGCTGCTGATGGGCAGCGAGGTCGCCCCGCGCCGCGAGTTCATCATGAGCTCCAGCGACAAGCTGAGCCGCGAGTCCATCGACGCGTGACACTTCTGCGACTGCGCGCGGCCACGCCCGACGACCTCGATGACGTGGTTGCTCTGAAGGCGCGCGTGCTGCGGCAGGATCTGGAGCGCTTGGTCGGCTGGGATTCCTCGAGATCACGTGCGCGGGTGATCGAGCATTTCTCTCCCGAGCACACCAGGATGATCCTCGTGGGCGATGGGCTGGCGGGCACGATCACGCTGCGACCGGACGGCGAGGACCTCTGGCTGGAGATGTTCTACGTCGACGCGGCCTTCCAAGGGCGCGGAATCGGCACCTCGGTGCTGACCGAAGTGCTTCGAGAATCGGATCGGCCGATGCGCCTGCAGGTGCTGGTCGGTTCAGCCGCGCAACGTCTCTACAGCCGTCACGGCTTCGTGGTGGAGGCCGATGACGGGATCGACGTGTGGATGCGTCGTCCCCTCAGCCGCGACTCCGTGGACGCCTGACCCACGCCCCGAAGCTCTAGCCGATGACCGTGCCGATGGAGCCGATCACGGCATCCAGCGGCTGGCCGGAGCCGTCGCGCTTCGCGCCGGGCTCGGGCAGCTGCCGCGCCGCGCCGTCCGTCCCGATCGCGTGCGGATCCACGCCCACCCAGGCCAGGCTCAGACGGTCCTCGCCCTTCAGGAACGCGTGCGCGCGCACGCCGCCCGTGGCGCGACCCTTCCCGGGGAAGTCCGCGAACGAGGAGACCTTGGCCCGGCCGGCATCCGCCCCCGCCAGCATCCCCTCGGAGCCCGATACGGTCACGACCTCGGCGCTCTCGGCATCGGACACCACCGTGAACGAGACGACCTCGGCGGACCCGCCGATCTTGACTCCGGCCATGCCGCCCGCGGCCGCGCCCTGCGGGCGCACGTTCGACGCGGCGAAGTGCAGCAGCTGGGCGTCGGAGGTCACGAAGACGAGCTCCGTCTCATCGGGTGCGGTGGCCGCGCCGACGACACGATCCTTCGGCTTCAGACCGATGATCTCCAGCTCGGGGCGCACGGCGAGCGTGGCCGGTACGACGCGCTTGACGACGCCGTCCCTCGTGCCGAGCGCGAGCGGAGTCTCATCGTCGAAGCGGATCAGGGCCAGCACCCGCTCGGTGCGGTCCGTGAGACCCAGGTAGTCGGCGATCCGCACGCCGGCGCCGAGCCCGACCGAGGTCGGGGGAACAGCCGGGATGTCGAGCGGCGTGAACCGCAGCACACGACCTGCGCTCGTGACAGCACCGATCTCGCTGCGCGTGGTCGTGTCCAGACGGGCCTGTATGGCGTCGTGCTTGCTGCGACGCTTCGGCGGGGGTATCTCGGCGTCGGACTCCAGATCGACCCGCACAGCGCGTCCTGTGGTCGACAGGAGCACTGTGGTTGGCGCGTCGGCGATCTGCAGCTCGGCCGCGGACTTCGTGGTGCGCTGCTTCGGAGGAGCCGCGTTGAGCAGCAGCGTGCGCCGCGGCGTGCCGAAGGTCTCGGCGACGTGGTCGAGCTCCAGGGCCACCTGGGCTCGCACCAGCGCGGGATCGGCCAGCAGCTTCTCGAGCTCGGCGATCTCGGCGAGCAGCTTGTCGCGCTCGGTCTCCAGCTCCAGCAGGGAGAACTTCGTCAGGCGACGCAGGCGCAGCTCGAGGATGTACTCGGCCTGGATGTCGTCGAGATCGAAGACCTGCTTCAGACGCTCCCTTGCGGCCTCGGAATCGTTCGAGGAGCGGATGACCTGGATGACCTCGTCGATGTCGAGGATGGCCAGCAGAAGACCGCGCACCAGGTGCAGGCGCTCGTTGCGGCGGGCCAGCCGGTAGCGGCTGCGCCGCGTGACGACCTCGATGCGGTGCTGCAGGTACACCCGCAGCAGCTCCTTGAGCCCGAGGGTGCGCGGCTGTCCTTCGACGAGGGCGACGTTGTTGATCGAGAACGAGTCCTCGAGAGGCGTGTAGCGGAACAGCTGATCCAGCACGGCGGCCGCGTCGAACCCGGTCTTGACCGAGATCACCAGACGCAGACCGTTCTTGCGGTCCGTCAGGTCCTGGATGTCGCTGATGCCCTGCAGCTTCTTCGCGTTGACCGCATCCTTGACCTTCTCGATCACGCGTTCGGGGCCGACCTGATACGGCAGCTCAGTGACGACGATCCCCGTGCGGCGGGGGCCGAGCGGCTCGATGGACGTCTTGGCGCGCAGCTTGAAGGCGCCGCGGCCCGTCTCATAGGCGTCCTTGACCCCGTCGAGCCCCATCAGGATGCCACCCGAGGGGAAGTCCGGACCGGGCACGAACTCCATCAGATCGGCGGTCGTGGCATCCGGGTTGTCGAGCAGGTGGGTGGCGGCGGCGATGACCTCGATGAGGTTGTGCGGGGCCATGTTCGTCGCCATGCCGACCGCGATGCCGCTGGCGCCGTTGACCAGCAGGTTGGGGAACGCCGCCGACAGGACGGCGGGCTGCTGGAACTGGCCGTCGTAGTTCGGCACGAAGTCGACGACGTCCTCGTCGAGGTTCTCCGTGAGGGCGAGAGCGGATGCCGCCAGACGCGCCTCCGTGTACCGCGAGGCCGCAGGTCCGTCGTCGAGCGAACCGAAGTTGCCGTGCCCGTCGACCAGCGGCACCCGCAGGGCGAAGCTCTGCGCCAGGCGTACCAGGGCGTCGTAGATCGCGCTGTCGCCGTGCGGGTGCAGCTTTCCCATCACCTCGCCGACGACGCGGGCGCTCTTGACATGGCCGCGGTCGGGACGCAGGCCCATCTCGGCCATCTGGTACAGGATCCGGCGCTGCACGGGCTTGAGCCCGTCACGGGCATCGGGCAGCGCGCGGGAGTAGATCACCGAGTACGCGTACTCGAGGAATGACCCCTGCATCTCCTGGGACAGATCGATGTCCTGGATGCGCTCGTGGACGGGCTCGGATGACGAGGGCTGTGGCATGGACTTCCTGCTGGACGCTCGGGGTGGACTCGCGACGACGCCCCGGATACGGCGCGGCGATGGGACGCCTGTGAAAGACTGACCCGGATGCCTCTCATGCTACCGTCCAGCCTCGAATCGACGCGGAACATCGCCGGGGTGGCGCCTCAGCTGCTCGCCGCGCTGCGCGGTGCCGGGACGGACCTCGCGCCGGCGCGGTCGGTCGTGCTCGTGGTCATCGACGGGCTCGGAGCGATCCCGCTGCGCGCGCACGCGGGCCACGCACGCACCCTGGCGTCGGCCATGGCCAAGAAGGACGTCGCCGGATCGGTGTTCCCCACGACGACCGCGGCGGCGCTGACGAGCCTGGTCACCGGCGTCGCTCCCGGAACGCACGGCATGGTCGGGTACCGGGTCCTGAATCCGGAGCGCGGCATCCTCGTGAACCAGCTCACCGAGTGGGAGTCCGCGGGCGTGGACCCGCTCGTGTGGCAGGCCGCGCCCACACTCTTCGAGCAGGCGACCGCCGCCGGCCATCCCGCGTTCGTCGTCGGGTTCCCCGCGTATGCGGGCACCGGTTTCACCCGGGCCATCCTGCGCGGAGCCGAGTTCCGTTCCGCGCAATCCCCGGCCGATCGCGTGGAGCTGGCCTGGGAGCTGGCGGACGCCCATGACGGGGCGATCGTGTACTGCTACCTGCCGGAGGTCGACAAGGCGGGACACAGGCACGGCATCGACTCCGCGGAGTGGGTGCGCGCGCTCGAGGACATCGATGCGGCGCTCTCCCGGCGCATCCCCGACGGCGTCGGAGTGCTCGTGACGGCTGATCACGGCATGATCGATGTGCCCAAGCACCGCCAGCTCGTCCTGGACGCCGCGGGCGGCTGGCACGACGGCATCCGTCACATCGGAGGCGAACCGAGGATGCTGCACGTCTACACCGAGCCGGATGCCGACCTGTCCGCGATCCTGGATCGCTGGCGGCGCGATCTGGAGGGCATGGCGGACGTCATCAGCCGCACCGAGGCGATCGATGCAGGCCTGTTCGGGCCCGCGGTGACCGACGCCGCGCTCTCGCGCATGGGAGATCTGCTTGTCGCCGCACGATCGAACCACGCCGTCTACGACGGTGAGGCGGAGGATCAGCGCGGACGGAGCATGGTCGGACAGCACGGCTCTCTCACGCCGGAGGAGTGGCGGGTGCCGTTCATCCGGATGGGCGCCTTCGCCCGCTGACCCGGGTTCCGGCTACTGGTCGGAGCTACTCGTCGGTGCGGGCGCCGAACACGATCTCGTCCCAACTGGGCATCGCGTTGCGGCGCTTGCGCCTTCCGGACGAGGAATCGATGCTCTCCGGCTGCGGTCCGGCCGGTGCGGGCTTCTCCGGCTCGTCCTCGACGGCGTCGAAGAGGGCGATCGGGCTCGATTCCTCAGCATCATCGTCGAACAGCGGGGCCGACTCGCGCTGGCCGCGCCGACGCCGCAGCGCTTCCAGCAGATCGGCGGTCTCGGCGCTCGAGTGGCTCTCCTCCGGAGCGCGGCGAGCCGCGGCCTCCTGCACCGCGGCGCTGGAGTGCTCCGAGGCGCCAGGAGCATCGGCCTGCTGCTCATCGGGGTGGGGGAGCAGACGCGGGCCGAAGGCACCGGAATCGAAGCGGCTGTCGTCCTTGTACGGGGAGACGCGCTCGGCATCCACCGCACGCAGGCGCGGGATCAGGCCCTCGGGCAGTGTGCCCTGGCGGGACAGCTGGGTGGCGTCGGCGTTGAGCGGGGAGAGCGAGCTGCGGCGCGGGTCGAACGCCCAGCGCGCGTCGTGCTCCACCTCATCGGCCGTGAACTCGAGCTTGATCGTCCAACCGGACTCGTCCTTCCAGCTCGCCCAGCGCTCTTCCGTGGCACCGAGATCCGCGAGCTTGGCGCGCACCGCGACGCCGAAGGTGGGCTGTGCGTCGGGTTCGACCTCGCTGCCGATCAGCACGGGCACGGCGAGTGCCTGCCCGACGATGTGCTCCCGCTCGGCGAGGACCGGCCCCTCGAAGCGGGCCACGTCGGACTCGCTCACGCCGAGCAGGGCGGCGACGTCTGCCGCGGAGAGTCCGGCCCGGATCTGGGTCT
Above is a genomic segment from Microbacterium sp. W4I4 containing:
- a CDS encoding GNAT family N-acetyltransferase — encoded protein: MTLLRLRAATPDDLDDVVALKARVLRQDLERLVGWDSSRSRARVIEHFSPEHTRMILVGDGLAGTITLRPDGEDLWLEMFYVDAAFQGRGIGTSVLTEVLRESDRPMRLQVLVGSAAQRLYSRHGFVVEADDGIDVWMRRPLSRDSVDA
- a CDS encoding DNA topoisomerase (ATP-hydrolyzing) subunit A: MPQPSSSEPVHERIQDIDLSQEMQGSFLEYAYSVIYSRALPDARDGLKPVQRRILYQMAEMGLRPDRGHVKSARVVGEVMGKLHPHGDSAIYDALVRLAQSFALRVPLVDGHGNFGSLDDGPAASRYTEARLAASALALTENLDEDVVDFVPNYDGQFQQPAVLSAAFPNLLVNGASGIAVGMATNMAPHNLIEVIAAATHLLDNPDATTADLMEFVPGPDFPSGGILMGLDGVKDAYETGRGAFKLRAKTSIEPLGPRRTGIVVTELPYQVGPERVIEKVKDAVNAKKLQGISDIQDLTDRKNGLRLVISVKTGFDAAAVLDQLFRYTPLEDSFSINNVALVEGQPRTLGLKELLRVYLQHRIEVVTRRSRYRLARRNERLHLVRGLLLAILDIDEVIQVIRSSNDSEAARERLKQVFDLDDIQAEYILELRLRRLTKFSLLELETERDKLLAEIAELEKLLADPALVRAQVALELDHVAETFGTPRRTLLLNAAPPKQRTTKSAAELQIADAPTTVLLSTTGRAVRVDLESDAEIPPPKRRSKHDAIQARLDTTTRSEIGAVTSAGRVLRFTPLDIPAVPPTSVGLGAGVRIADYLGLTDRTERVLALIRFDDETPLALGTRDGVVKRVVPATLAVRPELEIIGLKPKDRVVGAATAPDETELVFVTSDAQLLHFAASNVRPQGAAAGGMAGVKIGGSAEVVSFTVVSDAESAEVVTVSGSEGMLAGADAGRAKVSSFADFPGKGRATGGVRAHAFLKGEDRLSLAWVGVDPHAIGTDGAARQLPEPGAKRDGSGQPLDAVIGSIGTVIG
- a CDS encoding alkaline phosphatase family protein, which gives rise to MPLMLPSSLESTRNIAGVAPQLLAALRGAGTDLAPARSVVLVVIDGLGAIPLRAHAGHARTLASAMAKKDVAGSVFPTTTAAALTSLVTGVAPGTHGMVGYRVLNPERGILVNQLTEWESAGVDPLVWQAAPTLFEQATAAGHPAFVVGFPAYAGTGFTRAILRGAEFRSAQSPADRVELAWELADAHDGAIVYCYLPEVDKAGHRHGIDSAEWVRALEDIDAALSRRIPDGVGVLVTADHGMIDVPKHRQLVLDAAGGWHDGIRHIGGEPRMLHVYTEPDADLSAILDRWRRDLEGMADVISRTEAIDAGLFGPAVTDAALSRMGDLLVAARSNHAVYDGEAEDQRGRSMVGQHGSLTPEEWRVPFIRMGAFAR
- the sepH gene encoding septation protein SepH; amino-acid sequence: MENVTIVGTEAGVLVLATESGERFALPIDDVLHREVRRATRETEPTAARLAASPRDIQTQIRAGLSAADVAALLGVSESDVARFEGPVLAEREHIVGQALAVPVLIGSEVEPDAQPTFGVAVRAKLADLGATEERWASWKDESGWTIKLEFTADEVEHDARWAFDPRRSSLSPLNADATQLSRQGTLPEGLIPRLRAVDAERVSPYKDDSRFDSGAFGPRLLPHPDEQQADAPGASEHSSAAVQEAAARRAPEESHSSAETADLLEALRRRRGQRESAPLFDDDAEESSPIALFDAVEDEPEKPAPAGPQPESIDSSSGRRKRRNAMPSWDEIVFGARTDE